A genomic region of Pirellulales bacterium contains the following coding sequences:
- the rnpA gene encoding ribonuclease P protein component has translation METMPGHELPPEYRLKSRGDFARVFSHRVTATDGVLRLHASIATSGHPRLGLSVSRRVGNAVVRNRYKRLLREAFRLIRDQLPPLDIVVIPQARQQPELQAFQASLVNLARRLDRRLRSNSP, from the coding sequence ATGGAAACGATGCCCGGCCATGAATTGCCGCCGGAGTATCGCCTGAAATCTCGAGGAGATTTCGCGCGCGTTTTCAGCCATCGCGTCACGGCCACCGACGGCGTGTTGCGCCTGCATGCCAGCATCGCCACGTCAGGGCATCCTCGCTTGGGCCTGTCCGTTTCCCGGCGGGTAGGTAACGCTGTGGTGCGAAATCGGTACAAGCGACTGCTGCGCGAAGCCTTTCGATTGATACGCGATCAATTGCCACCACTGGACATCGTCGTCATTCCTCAAGCGCGCCAGCAGCCGGAACTGCAAGCGTTTCAAGCGTCGCTGGTGAATCTGGCCCGCCGCCTCGACCGGCGTCTGCGGAGCAATTCGCCATGA
- the yidD gene encoding membrane protein insertion efficiency factor YidD: protein MKALLQGCVRLPGELLILFVRVYQYTLSPIVGRQCRYEPTCSHYFIGAVRKHGAVVGSLRGLWRICRCHPFHPGGYDPP from the coding sequence ATGAAGGCCCTGCTGCAAGGCTGCGTGCGATTGCCGGGCGAGTTGCTGATTCTGTTCGTCCGCGTCTATCAGTACACGCTTAGCCCCATCGTAGGGCGTCAGTGCCGGTACGAGCCGACTTGCAGCCATTACTTTATCGGCGCCGTCCGCAAGCATGGCGCCGTGGTCGGCAGTTTGCGCGGTCTATGGCGCATTTGCCGCTGCCACCCGTTTCATCCGGGGGGATACGACCCGCCGTGA
- a CDS encoding flagellar basal body P-ring protein FlgI, producing the protein MRPERLSFVVVLVALSGCASSFFRSQSPEPDVDMPRTKLVGDYAVPFGLHPVKVEAVGLVTGLPGTGSDPDPSAQRDELMAEMKAYSVSHPNEILASGTASLVLVRGYLRPGIQQGDHFDLEVRVPSRSGTTSLRDGWLMETRLAEMAVLHGSVREGSLLAKGQGAVLVDPSADSTDDNHVSMSRGRVLGGGIALKSRPLALALKPDHRSAHLSEQLGRSINHRFHTYNGGIQKGVANPKDDQHIELIVHPRYKDNVERFVQVVRSIALKESSGQQMARIVLLERQLLDPITAASSALKLEAIGKDGIPTLQKGLQSSDAEVRFYAAEALAYLDQKEAAPPLAEAARDVPAFRAYALAALSAMDDLAAYEGLRELLDMPSNETRYGAFRALWAMNDQDPLVRGERLGNHFSYHVLDTMGPELVHVTRSYRPEIVVFGQEQRLTTPFMFEAGKEIMISGKDDRVTIARFAPNQPDQKRVVSTRLDDCIRAIADLGGSYPDVVQALQQAKAKGALAGRFAIDSIPSGGRRYDRGNSTSKSDDDEQSDGEKHVDEGGTVSPDGDEDEVEDGPGVAMANPVPGLFDNGRRTFDRDKNKKPLSAEPDTNSEEKKAGSLGSWLGTIK; encoded by the coding sequence ATGAGGCCTGAACGCTTGTCGTTTGTCGTCGTTCTGGTCGCTCTATCGGGCTGTGCGAGCTCGTTCTTCCGCTCGCAAAGCCCCGAGCCCGACGTCGACATGCCCCGCACGAAGCTCGTCGGCGATTACGCCGTTCCCTTCGGCTTGCATCCGGTCAAGGTCGAGGCCGTGGGCCTGGTTACCGGGCTGCCCGGCACCGGCAGCGATCCCGATCCCTCGGCGCAGCGCGATGAACTCATGGCCGAAATGAAGGCCTACAGCGTTTCGCATCCCAACGAAATCCTGGCCTCGGGCACGGCCTCGCTGGTACTGGTGCGCGGTTATTTGCGTCCTGGCATTCAGCAGGGAGACCACTTCGACCTCGAAGTGCGCGTTCCCAGCCGCAGCGGAACGACCAGCTTGCGCGATGGTTGGCTGATGGAAACACGATTGGCCGAAATGGCCGTGTTGCACGGCAGCGTGCGCGAAGGCAGTCTGCTGGCCAAGGGACAAGGCGCGGTCCTGGTCGATCCCTCGGCCGACAGCACCGACGACAATCACGTCTCGATGAGCCGTGGCCGAGTGCTGGGCGGCGGCATCGCGCTGAAGTCGCGCCCGTTGGCGCTGGCTCTCAAGCCTGACCATCGCAGCGCGCATCTCAGCGAGCAACTTGGCCGGTCGATCAATCATCGCTTTCACACTTACAACGGCGGCATCCAAAAGGGAGTCGCCAACCCGAAGGATGATCAGCATATCGAGCTGATCGTCCACCCGCGTTACAAGGACAACGTCGAGCGCTTCGTACAAGTCGTGCGTTCGATCGCACTCAAGGAAAGCTCGGGCCAGCAGATGGCGCGTATTGTCTTGCTCGAACGCCAATTGCTCGACCCGATCACGGCCGCGTCGTCGGCGCTCAAGCTCGAAGCGATCGGCAAGGACGGCATTCCGACCTTGCAAAAGGGACTGCAATCGTCTGACGCCGAAGTCCGGTTCTACGCGGCCGAAGCGTTGGCCTATCTGGATCAAAAAGAAGCCGCCCCGCCGCTGGCCGAGGCTGCTCGCGATGTGCCAGCCTTCCGTGCTTATGCCCTGGCGGCTCTCAGCGCGATGGACGATTTGGCCGCCTACGAAGGCTTGCGCGAGCTGCTGGACATGCCCAGTAACGAGACTCGTTACGGCGCCTTCCGCGCTTTGTGGGCCATGAACGATCAAGATCCGCTGGTACGCGGCGAACGCTTGGGCAACCATTTCAGCTACCACGTGCTCGATACGATGGGTCCGGAATTGGTTCACGTGACGCGCAGCTACCGGCCCGAGATCGTCGTCTTCGGACAAGAGCAACGCTTGACGACCCCGTTTATGTTCGAGGCCGGCAAGGAAATCATGATTTCGGGCAAGGACGATCGTGTCACCATTGCTCGATTCGCGCCGAATCAACCCGATCAGAAACGGGTCGTCTCGACGCGACTCGACGACTGCATCCGGGCCATCGCCGACCTAGGGGGCAGCTATCCCGATGTCGTGCAAGCCTTGCAACAAGCCAAAGCCAAGGGAGCCCTCGCCGGTCGCTTCGCGATCGACTCGATTCCCAGTGGCGGCCGCCGGTACGACCGTGGCAATTCGACCTCGAAATCGGATGATGACGAGCAGTCCGACGGTGAAAAGCACGTGGACGAGGGCGGAACCGTATCGCCCGACGGGGATGAGGACGAGGTCGAGGACGGCCCCGGCGTGGCCATGGCCAATCCCGTGCCCGGATTGTTCGACAATGGCCGGCGGACCTTCGATCGGGACAAGAACAAGAAGCCCCTCAGCGCCGAGCCGGATACGAATTCCGAAGAGAAGAAGGCCGGGTCGCTGGGCTCGTGGTTGGGTACAATAAAGTAA
- the smc gene encoding chromosome segregation protein SMC: MLKALELVGFKSFADKTRFDFPRGITAVVGPNGSGKSNVVDAIKWVLGEQSVKSLRGKEMADVIFNGSASRTPLNFAETTLTLDNSTRRLPIDTAEVLVTRRVYRNGEGEYMLNRQPCRLRDIRELFSGTGVGAEAYSVIEQGKVDVLLQSSPRDRRLIFEEAAGISRFKAKKIESLRRLERVEQNLLRLGDIVAEVEHRLRQVRLQAAKARRYKEYSDRMQQLRTHVGMADWRQLSAQLEEMDSAFAALRGQRDEGTLAADQSESAATTAEQNSLAATDAIRASESHGAQIREAIATREAALDHHRRRAVELEKEADRLRRQLAAVNVRAGSLDQQFEQLTAQLGTAEAEYARVAAATSTEDSRLVEVSSRLSTLRREADKSREAYLAEMRRAAQWESEISSLTARLESARTRRVQHEQKQVDLTAGRESINTELAAFQTQSTELITALDDARHAATAAAEKSAELTARHVQIQQAIAQLREQLSAARERATVLEEFQRRREGYSEAVKEILEEAGAGTGPFQHVQGVVAELLQVNLEMALLIEVALGDRAQHIVVGSLEEVIASVKQQHFPSQVTFTPIDAREYRTAAREVDLHNQPGVLGRADDFVRTSTQFVPLAVRLLGRTWIVDTLDRATSLAAANPGLSFVTLAGEARSADETLSFGPCSPAAGLISRHSELAALHGQVQTLEERLAAEATAVAEIAAQSAVAQQARAAAEAEAARLKSVQGELQLRTKTARDRAAGIDEESRRLALDLDATTKTIDAIEASLQSSRERIDASRVAQSNLESEAAILAEKTSALDTERSTIEAAVATVKVELGKGEERLANLRLRARQLEQDQRERRRTVSDASAELSRCLDRILDSDRHVLATESELALLYLDKEANLAGTTGLVSQEELHRAARLAHLAEAQRWRAATRDAEEKLHAQELAAHEVRHARTTIADRLREDYALDLTVVEAAETIEESRQREEIDAEIADLRRKITHIGNVNLDALAELEELEVRFAHLSEQHRDLTGAKQSLVEIIDRINTDSRRLFAETLAVVRTNFQTLFRKLFGGGQADIVLDEGADILESGIEIVARPPGKEPRNISLLSGGEKTLTCVALLLAIFQFRPSPFCVLDEVDAALDEANIERFIGVLQEFLAWTQFIVITHSKKTMTCATTLYGVTMQESGVSKRVAVRFEDVTADGELRAPTDERSEETDSDDETQAA, translated from the coding sequence ATGCTTAAGGCGCTGGAACTTGTCGGCTTCAAAAGCTTTGCCGACAAGACCCGTTTCGACTTTCCGCGCGGCATTACGGCCGTCGTCGGTCCCAACGGCAGCGGGAAGTCGAACGTCGTCGACGCCATTAAGTGGGTGCTCGGCGAGCAAAGCGTTAAGAGTCTGCGCGGCAAGGAAATGGCCGACGTCATTTTCAACGGCTCCGCCAGCCGAACGCCGTTGAACTTTGCCGAAACGACTCTCACGCTCGATAACAGCACCCGCCGCCTACCGATCGACACCGCCGAGGTGTTGGTCACGCGCCGTGTCTATCGCAACGGCGAGGGCGAGTACATGCTCAATCGCCAGCCGTGCCGGCTGCGCGACATTCGCGAGCTGTTCTCCGGCACCGGCGTGGGCGCCGAGGCCTACAGTGTCATCGAGCAGGGTAAAGTCGATGTCCTGCTGCAATCGTCGCCGCGTGATCGGCGGCTAATCTTCGAAGAGGCGGCCGGCATCAGCCGCTTCAAAGCCAAGAAAATCGAATCGCTACGGCGACTCGAACGCGTTGAGCAAAACCTGCTCCGCTTAGGAGACATCGTCGCCGAAGTCGAGCATCGGCTCCGCCAGGTCCGACTGCAGGCCGCTAAAGCCCGCCGCTACAAGGAATACTCCGACCGCATGCAGCAGCTCCGCACCCACGTGGGCATGGCGGACTGGCGACAACTGAGCGCGCAGTTGGAAGAAATGGACAGCGCGTTCGCTGCTCTACGGGGACAGCGCGACGAAGGGACACTGGCTGCCGACCAAAGCGAATCGGCCGCCACGACGGCCGAGCAGAATTCCCTCGCGGCCACCGATGCGATTCGCGCCAGCGAATCCCACGGCGCACAGATCCGCGAAGCAATCGCCACGCGCGAGGCCGCGCTCGACCACCATCGCCGCCGCGCGGTGGAGTTGGAAAAGGAAGCAGATCGTTTACGCCGACAATTGGCGGCCGTGAACGTCCGCGCAGGATCGCTCGATCAGCAGTTCGAGCAGCTCACCGCGCAACTCGGCACGGCCGAAGCGGAATACGCGCGCGTTGCCGCCGCCACTTCGACCGAAGATTCCCGCCTGGTGGAAGTCAGCAGCCGGCTGTCGACCTTGCGCCGCGAGGCCGACAAATCGCGTGAAGCTTACCTGGCCGAGATGCGGCGGGCCGCACAATGGGAAAGCGAAATAAGCTCGCTCACCGCAAGGCTGGAATCGGCTCGCACTCGTCGTGTGCAGCACGAGCAGAAGCAAGTCGATCTGACCGCGGGACGCGAGAGCATCAATACTGAGTTGGCCGCGTTCCAAACTCAGAGCACCGAGCTGATAACGGCGCTCGACGACGCGCGTCATGCCGCCACGGCCGCGGCCGAAAAATCGGCCGAGCTAACCGCGCGGCATGTCCAGATTCAACAGGCCATCGCCCAGCTACGCGAACAACTCTCAGCGGCACGCGAGCGTGCCACGGTCCTGGAAGAATTCCAGCGGCGGCGCGAAGGTTATTCCGAGGCCGTCAAGGAAATCCTCGAGGAAGCCGGGGCCGGCACAGGTCCCTTTCAGCATGTCCAGGGAGTTGTCGCCGAGCTGTTGCAGGTCAATCTCGAGATGGCGCTGCTCATTGAAGTGGCTCTCGGCGATCGGGCGCAACACATCGTGGTCGGTTCGCTGGAAGAAGTGATCGCGTCGGTAAAGCAACAACACTTTCCCAGCCAGGTAACGTTCACTCCCATCGACGCGCGCGAATACCGCACCGCGGCACGCGAAGTCGATCTGCACAACCAGCCCGGCGTCTTGGGACGGGCCGACGATTTCGTCCGCACTTCGACGCAGTTCGTCCCACTGGCGGTTCGCCTGCTGGGCCGAACGTGGATTGTCGATACACTCGATCGCGCGACGAGCCTGGCCGCCGCGAATCCCGGGTTGAGCTTTGTCACGCTGGCAGGCGAAGCACGCTCGGCCGACGAAACGTTATCGTTCGGTCCCTGCTCGCCGGCCGCCGGCTTAATTTCCCGGCATAGCGAGTTGGCCGCGCTTCACGGCCAGGTACAGACGCTTGAAGAAAGGCTGGCCGCAGAAGCCACGGCCGTCGCCGAGATCGCGGCCCAGTCGGCCGTGGCTCAGCAGGCGCGTGCCGCGGCCGAAGCGGAAGCTGCGCGTTTGAAGTCGGTGCAGGGCGAATTGCAATTGCGCACCAAGACAGCGCGCGATCGCGCCGCGGGAATCGACGAAGAATCACGTCGCCTGGCGCTCGACCTCGACGCAACAACAAAAACGATCGACGCGATCGAGGCGTCGCTGCAATCCTCGCGCGAGCGGATTGATGCCTCGCGCGTTGCCCAATCCAACCTCGAAAGCGAAGCGGCGATACTGGCCGAGAAGACCTCGGCGCTCGATACCGAGCGCTCCACGATCGAAGCCGCGGTCGCGACCGTCAAAGTCGAACTCGGCAAAGGCGAGGAGCGGCTGGCCAATCTACGACTACGGGCCAGGCAACTCGAACAAGATCAGCGCGAACGCCGACGCACGGTCAGCGATGCCTCGGCCGAGCTGTCCCGTTGCCTGGACCGCATCTTGGATTCGGATCGGCACGTCCTGGCCACGGAATCGGAGCTCGCGCTGCTGTACCTGGACAAAGAGGCAAACCTGGCCGGCACCACGGGGCTCGTCTCGCAGGAAGAACTTCATCGCGCGGCCCGCCTGGCGCATCTCGCCGAAGCGCAGCGCTGGCGCGCCGCCACGCGCGACGCCGAAGAGAAATTGCACGCGCAAGAACTTGCGGCACACGAAGTTCGTCACGCCCGCACGACCATTGCCGATCGTTTGCGCGAAGATTACGCGCTCGACCTGACCGTGGTCGAGGCCGCCGAAACAATCGAAGAAAGTCGACAACGTGAGGAAATCGACGCCGAAATCGCCGATTTGCGCCGAAAAATTACGCACATCGGCAACGTCAACCTCGACGCGCTGGCCGAGCTCGAAGAACTCGAAGTGCGGTTCGCCCATCTGTCGGAACAGCATCGCGATCTGACGGGCGCCAAGCAGTCGCTGGTCGAAATCATCGACCGGATCAATACCGACAGCCGCCGGCTTTTCGCCGAGACGCTGGCGGTGGTGCGGACGAACTTTCAGACGCTATTCCGCAAGCTCTTCGGCGGAGGCCAGGCCGATATCGTGCTGGACGAAGGGGCCGACATCTTGGAAAGCGGCATCGAAATCGTCGCCCGCCCCCCCGGCAAAGAACCGCGTAACATCTCGCTGCTCAGCGGCGGCGAAAAAACGCTAACCTGCGTCGCGCTGCTATTGGCGATTTTCCAGTTTCGTCCCAGCCCCTTCTGCGTGCTGGACGAAGTCGACGCGGCGTTGGATGAAGCCAACATCGAGCGTTTCATCGGCGTCCTGCAGGAATTCCTGGCCTGGACGCAATTCATCGTCATCACGCATTCGAAGAAGACCATGACCTGCGCCACGACCTTGTACGGCGTAACGATGCAAGAGTCGGGGGTCTCGAAGCGCGTGGCTGTCCGATTCGAAGACGTCACGGCCGACGGCGAACTACGTGCGCCGACAGACGAGCGCTCGGAAGAGACCGACAGCGACGACGAGACCCAGGCTGCCTAA
- a CDS encoding helix-turn-helix domain-containing protein, producing the protein MKVFTTGQVAKICKVAPRTVSKWFDSGRLKGYRIPGSQDRRIPREYLIRFLKEHGMPLGDLEDEAMAKVLIVGQDQVLIENLKRELPAERSFRVAVAASGFEAGIQAESFHPDSIIVDFSIGRTEALQICQNLRRNSEYSDTILIALLPDDGNANSFDRSSINETFKKPFDVALLAERVRTLIGARKELV; encoded by the coding sequence ATGAAGGTCTTTACAACTGGACAGGTCGCGAAGATCTGTAAAGTAGCGCCCCGCACAGTCAGCAAGTGGTTTGATTCCGGCCGGCTGAAGGGCTATCGCATCCCCGGCTCGCAAGACCGGCGGATTCCCCGTGAGTATTTGATTCGCTTCCTCAAGGAGCACGGCATGCCGCTGGGCGACCTGGAAGATGAAGCGATGGCGAAAGTGTTGATTGTCGGTCAGGATCAGGTCCTGATCGAGAATCTGAAGCGCGAGCTTCCTGCCGAGCGTTCGTTCCGCGTCGCGGTTGCCGCCAGCGGATTCGAGGCTGGCATTCAGGCTGAGAGCTTCCATCCGGATTCGATCATCGTCGATTTCTCGATCGGCCGCACCGAAGCCCTGCAGATCTGCCAGAACCTGCGTCGCAACTCCGAGTACTCGGACACGATCCTGATCGCTCTGCTGCCGGATGACGGCAACGCGAACAGCTTCGATCGTTCGAGCATCAACGAGACGTTCAAGAAGCCGTTTGACGTGGCTCTCTTGGCCGAACGCGTCCGCACGTTGATTGGTGCCCGCAAGGAACTCGTCTAA
- the moaC gene encoding cyclic pyranopterin monophosphate synthase MoaC produces the protein MGKLSHFDEQGASRMVDVSAKPVTTRMARASGRVRMARETLALVRDRRVAKGDVLEVARLAGIMAAKRTSDLIPLCHPLGLDSVEVAFEFPDDESILISATARLAARTGVEMEALVAVSVAALTIYDMCKGVDRGLEIGPIRLEEKLGGRSGHYQRDAGT, from the coding sequence ATGGGAAAGCTCAGCCATTTCGATGAGCAAGGCGCCAGCCGCATGGTGGACGTCAGCGCCAAGCCCGTCACCACACGCATGGCGCGCGCCAGCGGTCGGGTAAGGATGGCCCGCGAGACGCTCGCTCTCGTGCGTGACCGCCGCGTCGCCAAAGGGGATGTGCTGGAAGTGGCCCGGCTGGCAGGCATCATGGCCGCAAAGCGCACCAGCGACCTGATCCCGCTGTGCCACCCACTGGGGTTAGACTCGGTCGAAGTAGCTTTTGAATTTCCCGACGACGAGTCGATCCTGATTAGCGCCACGGCACGTCTGGCGGCGCGAACAGGCGTGGAAATGGAAGCTTTGGTCGCGGTAAGCGTTGCGGCACTCACGATTTACGACATGTGCAAAGGCGTCGATCGAGGGCTGGAAATCGGCCCTATCCGCCTCGAGGAGAAACTGGGGGGGCGAAGCGGACATTATCAACGCGATGCCGGCACCTAA
- a CDS encoding polyprenyl synthetase family protein codes for MSRLADVSGESNKGLLERLYNPIAEELAQAEDILRSELRSKFPFVDELVRHSFRLGGKRLRPALVLLAAKATGTVAHDHLVLAAVMEMIHTATLVHDDVLDQASLRRHLDTVNARWGNETSVLLGDYLFTHSFYLASTLGTTFACRTIGKATNIVCEGELRQIASRGNYDLTEQAYFDIIEAKTAELCSCCCRLGAHYAGADAEVEESLARFGRYLGIAFQIIDDLLDMQGDEDTTGKSLGTDLEQRKPTLPLIRLLGQVDQAQRATIIAALETNAPDCDGALDRWFEASDALAYTRDKARWYVDLARAELAQLPTSDARTVLESVAEFSLERQH; via the coding sequence ATGAGCCGATTGGCTGACGTTTCCGGGGAAAGTAACAAAGGGCTGCTCGAGCGGCTGTACAATCCCATCGCTGAGGAGCTCGCTCAGGCCGAAGATATCTTGCGAAGCGAGCTGCGCAGCAAGTTTCCCTTCGTCGATGAGCTGGTGCGACACAGCTTTCGCCTGGGGGGCAAACGCCTCCGCCCGGCCTTGGTCCTGTTGGCCGCGAAGGCGACGGGCACAGTCGCACACGATCATCTCGTACTGGCCGCGGTAATGGAGATGATCCATACCGCCACGCTCGTTCATGACGACGTGCTCGATCAAGCCAGCCTGCGGCGCCATCTCGACACCGTAAACGCTCGCTGGGGTAATGAAACCAGTGTGCTGTTGGGCGATTACCTGTTCACGCACTCATTCTACCTGGCCAGCACGCTGGGCACGACGTTCGCCTGCCGGACCATCGGTAAAGCCACGAACATCGTCTGCGAAGGTGAGCTGCGACAAATCGCCAGCCGGGGCAACTATGACCTGACGGAGCAAGCGTACTTCGACATCATCGAGGCCAAGACGGCCGAACTCTGTTCTTGCTGCTGCCGTCTGGGCGCACACTACGCCGGCGCGGATGCCGAGGTCGAAGAATCGCTGGCCCGTTTTGGTCGCTATCTGGGCATCGCCTTTCAGATCATCGATGATCTGCTCGACATGCAAGGCGATGAGGACACGACCGGCAAATCGCTGGGCACCGACCTGGAACAACGTAAGCCGACGCTTCCCCTGATTCGACTGCTTGGACAGGTCGACCAGGCGCAACGTGCCACGATCATCGCGGCGCTGGAAACCAATGCGCCGGATTGCGACGGCGCGCTGGATCGATGGTTCGAAGCGAGCGATGCTCTGGCCTACACCCGCGACAAAGCTCGCTGGTACGTCGATTTGGCCCGCGCCGAACTCGCCCAGCTTCCCACCAGTGACGCCCGAACGGTGCTTGAGTCGGTGGCTGAGTTCTCGCTCGAACGTCAGCATTAG
- a CDS encoding dockerin type I domain-containing protein, which translates to MLGLKSDKTLRLAILSLAVLAGVQILVDDVRAQTLRVVTYNIDADTGGATGQSGGPTSGPGMATVLQAIGAASLAGNSQPIDVLALEELYGNPTTTLQYVVGQLNAIYGAGTYAYDTTTDPTNGNFLTGNGPSGFIYNTHTVQDLGAVAIGTPSSSGAPRDPMRFELAPVGYGSASDFYLYVDHAKSGTTASDSTRRNIEATAVRADAATLGANAHIIYAGDWNLNDSSEQTYKTLVASGVGKAFDPVNPAQNWTDTSAFTGIFTESATRLQYRDDVQLSTGPMQNEYGMQLVPGSYTAFGNNGSTVYRGTVAASSNTALSDLPNQSAVLSALTTITDHLPVVADYTFVALPGDVNTDGVVNGQDLALVSSNWLASGSGLTGDVNGDGIVNGQDLALISANWGTTSAAMVPTNSQAAGVPEPASILLFAVGVGISAIAAAKRCRVRRQS; encoded by the coding sequence ATGCTCGGTTTGAAAAGCGACAAGACTCTCCGCCTTGCGATTCTTTCGTTGGCGGTGCTGGCTGGTGTGCAAATTCTGGTCGACGACGTTAGGGCCCAGACGCTGCGCGTCGTGACTTATAACATCGACGCGGATACCGGCGGAGCAACCGGACAATCCGGCGGCCCGACCTCGGGACCGGGCATGGCCACAGTATTGCAAGCCATTGGCGCCGCGAGCCTGGCCGGCAACTCACAGCCGATTGATGTACTTGCGCTCGAAGAGCTGTACGGCAATCCAACCACGACGTTGCAATACGTCGTCGGACAGCTAAACGCCATTTATGGCGCAGGAACCTACGCCTATGACACCACGACCGATCCTACGAATGGCAACTTTCTTACCGGGAACGGACCGAGTGGGTTTATTTACAACACCCACACGGTGCAGGATCTAGGAGCAGTCGCGATCGGCACGCCCAGCAGCAGCGGCGCGCCGCGCGATCCGATGCGTTTTGAACTGGCACCTGTCGGCTACGGCAGTGCGTCGGATTTCTATTTGTACGTCGATCATGCCAAATCCGGCACAACGGCGTCCGACTCCACACGCCGCAACATCGAGGCGACCGCGGTTCGGGCCGACGCGGCGACTTTGGGAGCCAACGCGCACATCATTTATGCGGGCGATTGGAATCTGAACGACAGCAGTGAGCAGACGTACAAGACTCTGGTCGCCAGCGGCGTCGGAAAAGCCTTTGACCCGGTGAATCCCGCGCAGAATTGGACCGACACTTCCGCATTCACCGGCATCTTCACCGAGAGCGCCACGCGGCTGCAATATCGCGACGATGTGCAATTGAGCACCGGCCCGATGCAGAATGAGTACGGCATGCAGTTGGTGCCCGGCTCTTACACGGCATTTGGCAATAACGGATCGACGGTTTACCGAGGCACCGTTGCAGCAAGCAGCAATACGGCCCTGTCGGACCTGCCGAACCAATCGGCGGTGCTCTCGGCTTTGACGACCATTACAGACCATTTGCCGGTGGTGGCGGATTACACGTTCGTGGCGCTACCCGGCGATGTGAATACCGATGGCGTGGTCAACGGTCAAGACCTGGCGCTGGTGTCGAGCAATTGGCTGGCCAGCGGCAGCGGTTTGACCGGAGACGTCAACGGCGACGGCATCGTCAACGGTCAGGACCTGGCCCTGATTTCGGCCAATTGGGGCACGACTTCCGCTGCCATGGTTCCGACGAATTCTCAAGCGGCAGGTGTGCCCGAGCCGGCGAGCATTTTGCTGTTCGCGGTCGGCGTGGGAATTTCGGCCATCGCCGCGGCCAAGCGTTGTCGCGTTCGGCGGCAAAGTTAG
- a CDS encoding DUF1559 domain-containing protein encodes MRSRQTVPIRTAFTLVELLVVIAIIGILIALLLPAVQMAREAARRTQCINNLKQIGVALSNHESALQAFPQGRKYPDLQNKSSSKPIQTSYTSYGSVSQTASWQTGNISVHVFLLPYMEQQVISDQMNLNVGQTNVMTINGSPVNVNYNAYSQALGLFICPTDPNTGVVTSENNYRYNFGGSTPYAGAVDTSSQATRTDVSLGNGAFTYGTAFRTGDFSDGLSNTAFFSERTKGSGLDMTTALPTRADIVDMRSIPAGLVPVDTIYNACLNYVPTVSQYSFSSTGRWLTEATTSYSNGWPFAAYDATMYNHVATPNWKGYDCAYDPIADTPGEHALVSARSEHPGVVNVCYGDGHVGTVTNGVDLQVWRALGTRNGGEPATPP; translated from the coding sequence GTGCGAAGCAGACAGACGGTTCCGATTCGCACGGCGTTTACGCTGGTCGAATTGCTGGTCGTGATCGCGATCATCGGCATCCTGATTGCGCTGTTGTTGCCGGCTGTGCAAATGGCGCGCGAGGCGGCGCGACGGACGCAATGCATCAATAATTTGAAGCAAATCGGCGTGGCGCTCTCGAATCACGAAAGCGCGCTGCAGGCCTTCCCTCAAGGTCGCAAGTATCCGGACCTGCAAAACAAAAGTTCCAGCAAGCCGATTCAGACGAGCTATACGAGTTATGGCAGCGTTTCCCAGACCGCGAGCTGGCAAACGGGCAATATCTCGGTTCACGTATTTCTGTTGCCGTACATGGAGCAGCAGGTCATTTCGGACCAGATGAACCTGAACGTTGGCCAGACCAACGTCATGACCATCAATGGCAGTCCGGTGAACGTGAACTACAACGCTTATTCGCAGGCGCTTGGCTTGTTCATTTGTCCGACCGATCCCAACACGGGAGTGGTCACTTCGGAAAATAACTACCGGTATAACTTCGGTGGTTCCACGCCCTATGCCGGTGCCGTCGACACAAGCAGCCAGGCGACGCGCACCGATGTGAGCCTGGGCAACGGCGCCTTTACGTATGGAACCGCCTTTCGAACAGGCGATTTCAGCGACGGATTGTCGAATACGGCCTTCTTCTCGGAACGTACCAAGGGGAGCGGCCTGGATATGACGACGGCGCTGCCGACGCGCGCAGATATTGTTGACATGCGTTCGATTCCCGCCGGACTCGTGCCGGTTGATACGATTTATAACGCCTGCCTAAATTACGTTCCGACGGTTAGCCAGTACAGCTTCAGTTCAACCGGGCGTTGGCTCACCGAAGCGACGACCAGCTATTCCAACGGCTGGCCCTTCGCTGCTTACGATGCGACGATGTACAACCACGTCGCGACGCCCAACTGGAAGGGCTACGACTGCGCCTACGATCCGATCGCGGACACGCCCGGCGAGCATGCCTTGGTGTCAGCTCGCAGCGAACATCCCGGCGTGGTCAACGTCTGTTATGGCGACGGTCATGTCGGCACGGTCACCAATGGCGTCGACCTGCAAGTGTGGCGCGCCCTGGGAACCCGCAACGGCGGCGAGCCGGCCACTCCGCCGTGA